A window of Ruminiclostridium herbifermentans genomic DNA:
ATTTAGCAGTCTCTTACCTACGGTTTTGATATGGATAAACAATTAAGACCCTGAAACAAGTCTAAATAACTTATCTCAAGGTCTCATCTTCATTTATTTCTTTTGTTTTTGGGGAAAGCCCATTTTACTCTTTTCAGGGAAAGGTGGGGTGCCCTTGCGCAACGTAAATAGTTGTAAATTACTCCTGCTAATATGGACAATATCTCTGATGATCAAAAACAGCAGTAGAAAGAATATAAAGAGCCAATCACTCGTTATAGCGATTGGCCGTTCAAAAATTTCAGTTTACAGTTTTACCCTAGATGTTGATATAGAACATTATTATCTCATTTTGATACCACTTCTTCATAAATACAGTTTACAGAATTTCTTGCCAATAAAATGTATTCAACAAATTAATATTATCAAAAAAAGATTACCTGCTTCAAAGAAGTTTCTCATAATTTCGGCGCACATATATAACTCGCGAAATTGTAATTGTCATATTCTCATTATCTACCTAATAAATCATAATATAGTTTTGCACAATCAATTTTCTATACTCTTGTTTCAAAGTTCTAATTGGTTGATAGACTTGGTGAGCATAAGGAAAAGTTGTTAACTTATCGGCTGCCTCAATCATTTCCTCAGCTAGTTTTGTTGCAGCACTAGAATTGCCCAATTCATGACTAATATATCTCATAATATCAATCATATCTTGCTTGGCAACTGGCAGATACACAAGTCTATATTTTTCATTCATCGATAGCCTCTTTCAAAGCTTTCAGTACATCTTTAGAAGAATAACGCTGATCAGTTAAACTAGCTTCGCGTTCAGCAGCTTGTAGTTTAAAATATACTTCGCTTTCAAATTGTAGATTCTCAAAAGCCTCCATGCTCAGAACAACCATATCACCATAACCGTTCTTGGTCAAAAAAACAGGCTGTGCAGTTTCGTGCACGATCTTTGAAATTTCTGCAAAATTATTTCTCAAATCAGATACTGGTCTAATAGTTTTCATAAAACCACCTCAATAACAATTTAGCATATTTGTGATAAATGAACAACAAAAATCCTACAAAGAAATATAGCTTAATATCCTATTCTCTTATCAACGTATATATATTATCTCCACCTACATCCATACCATTAAAATATGTAGTACTATTAGCTTCATAATATACGCCATAAGTTATTCCACCGCCTCCATCACGAGTTCCTATTATTTGAACCTCTCCGACAGTGGGAACCTTAAAGGATATTGGTTTATTCTTAATCATAAATGGTTCCCCCATTGGAGTTCCATCAATTACAACCTGAACATAATCACCATCTTCAGCAGCATAATCCCAAATATACATGGTTGTTTCATCATAATTTGATTTATGAGTTATTGTCAAATCTCCTCCAACATATTTTTCATCACTTGACATTAACCTTGTTCCTACACCTAATGATGTAGACATATGAGTTTTAAGCGCATCTGCAGCTTGGTCAGTTGTATTTACATAACTTGATGGGTGCCCCATTGAGTATATAATCATACCAACAATAGCCACTGCCATAAAAAATACAGCACTTTTCTTTACCCTCTTCACGAAAGCTGGTTGTTCTTTATTATTCTTAGGGTTTGATTTCGGAATATCTTGTATAGAATGCTGTTCATTCTCTAGTGACTTATACTCTAATGGTTTATACTCATTTGAATTTACATTATTAGAAACATTCTTGCTATGAGTATTAGACGAAACATCTTTTCTCTCTTCCATTTTATATCTCTCCCTTTTTTACAATAAGCGGTTTCTTATAAAAATAGAAACACATGGCAATTCTGCATGCTATAATTTGAACAATCATTATTATTAATGTTACCGTATGTCTCGGTGCGCTTATTACAGCATAACCCTTAGCGAGAATTTCCTCTGCAATAGATAAAATAATTAAATGAATCATTAACATAGAGCTCAACGGATACAACCATGGCAATTTAATATAACACTTCCTAAAGGCAGGAACCCATCCCGTTATAGCCAAAATAAATCCACTTAGAAACACAAAAGCCAATCCAATGGTTGAAGTTGCAAATCCTGTATTTATCATTCCCATAATATTTATAAAGAAAATCATAGGAATAGCTATTAACATGAAAAGAATCACCCATAATAGTACGCCAAAAAACCATAAAAAGGCAAAAATATTAGATATAGCATTTTTCATAGTTCTACGCCTCCTTTATATCTTGGTCTGTTATAGTTGTAAGTGCTTCCTTTGTATAATTGCCTGTAGTACTAAGTCTTAATGCTTGATTGTTTAAAGAACGCTCATAAATATTTCTTACATACCTACCATTTCCAAACTGTTTGCTTTCTTTCGCCGCTTCAATCTTCTCTGACAGCACTTTCTTTGCACTATCGCTTAAGACATATCCTTGCTCCGAATACAATCCATCAGCAATCTGAAGTAATTCCTCTGTAGAATAATCTGGAAACTCAATTATATTCGCAAATCTTGATTGTAATCCAGCATTCTTCTGTAAAAATCTCTGCATATCTTCACTATATCCCGCTAGAATAACAACCAATCTATCTCTATTGTCATCCATCATTTTAACGAGAGTATCAATGGCTTCCTGACCAAAATCATTTTCTCCACCTTGAGCAAGTGCATATGCTTCATCAATAAAAAGCACCCCATCTAATGCTGTCTCTATTACCTGTCTGGTTTTTATTGCAGTCTGTCCAACATAACCAGCCACAAGTCCAGATCGGTCAGTTTCTACAAGTTTATTGGTACGAATGGCATTCATATTATATAAGACATTTGCAACGGTACGCGCCATCATAGTCTTTCCTGTTCCTGGATTCCCAGCAAATATCATATGCATGGTTTGAGTATTATCAGTCTTCAATCCAGCTTTCTTTCGCTCTTCCAGCATCTTCAATCTTGCATTCAAACTTCTTATATATCTCTTTACCGATTCAAGACCAATTACCTTTGACAACTCTATTTCTAAGTCAAACTTATCATTGACATCCTTTTTAGGTTGAATATCTTCAGAAGTAATGGTTGTCAATTCCTTAGTACTTACATCATCTAATGCAATTCTAAAACTTTGCCTTCGAATAATATCTTCAACAAAATTTCTAACCATTCTTCCATTTCCCGATGATTCATTAGAATGACGCTTTAATGTATTTATCCTAGCTTTAAATTGGCTTTGTGCTTCTTGAGTCAAAACAAATCCTCTACCTGCTATCATTCTCAAGCCGATAAGGTACAATTCATCTGCTGAATAATCTGGAAATTCAATTTTCAAAGGAAATCTTGACTCCAATCCTGAATTTGCTTTCATGAAATCAGCCATTTCCTTACTGTATCCTGCAAGTATTACAAGAATCTCTCCTCTGTAATCTTCAATAAGCTTTACTAATGTATCAATGCACTCTTGTCCGAAACTACTTCCATCATTTGTAATAGAATATGCTTCATCGATAAAAAGAACTCCACCTAATGCAGACTTAAACACATCTTCCGTTTTCTTAGCCGTTTGTCCAACATAGCTAGCTATCAGTCCTGATTTATCAACCTCAACCAAATGACCTTTTTTAAGAATATCCATTGAATGAAACATATCAGCAACTATTCGAGCCATAGTTGTTTTTCCAGTTCCCGGATTCCCAACAAATATCATATTTAATGATTGTGATGTATCAACATTTATATTTGCACTTTTACGTTTTTTATTGGCCTGAAGCAGAGCGTATTGAGTACGTATAAAATTCTTCACTTCATCCATACCAATAACTTCGGATAAGCTCTTTTCTAAATCAAATTCCTTTTTCTCATACAAGCCAAAATCAGAAGCATCAAGTAATTCCAAATCTGATGAAGGATTTTGTTCTATTCTCTTTGATTGTTTTAATATAGCTGCCTCAATTACATTTCGAACTAATCTACCATTGCCACCATCATTTCTTCCCTTAATCTGGCTCTTTTCAAAAACATACTTAAGGCCTTCTTCACATTCTGATGATATTTTATATCCTTTTGAATGTGCTGTAATCTTGGCAATTTCATACATTTCGTCAACAGAATAATCTTCAAAATGAACAACATTTGGAAATCTTGACTTAAGACCTGTATTTGTTTTTAAGAACTCTTGCATTTCATCATCATAGCCTGCAAGAATCACAACTAGGTCCTCTCTATTATCTTCAATGCCTTTAACAAGAGCGTCAATTGCTTCTTGTCCAAAAGTGTCATGCTTATCTCTGCACAATGAATATGCTTCATCAATAAAAAGAACTCCACCCTTTGCTCCATTTATAACCTCTGTTGTCTTTACTGCAGTATGTCCAGCATACTGCCCCACTAAGTCTGCCCTTGTCACTTCCGACAAGTGGCCTGATGATAATACTCCAATAGCTTTTAAATACTTCGCAACAATACGAGCAATTGTTGTTTTACCTGTACCAGGGTTTCCCGCAAATATCATATGCATTGAAATGTCTGACTTTTTCAAACCTTTTCCTTCACGCATTTGCTGAACTTTAAAGTTTGTTTCTAAATCCAATACATATTCCTTAACAGCCTTCAATCCAATTACATTGTTCAACTCTTTCTTAGCTTCTTCTAATTCAAGAGCATTATAGTTTTTAATGAATTGTGAAACCTTAATGATTTCTCCACCTTTTAAGTTTACGTAAAAGTCATTATCATATGTGATATGAACAGACTCATCATCCCATAACTTATCCTGAAGTTTCATTTCTGACAAAGGTTCAAAAATATTGTTATTTATATAATCTTCTAACCCTTTTACTCCAGAGACTTCGCTATACCTTTTACCTATTTCATCAAACACAACTTCATCAAAGGTTACATTAATATGTAAATTAGTTTTGCAGTTAGTGGCCAACTTGGTACATAAAGTATACGCTAAATCTCTCGCTTGAGATTTTGAAATACCCTCCAAACAGATAATATCTCCAATTTCTTTAATAATCTTATTTCCTAGTGTAGATATTATTTTGTTTTGTGATACTTGGGTTGTTAATACAAAGAACTTACCATTACTGGTTATTTCAGAAACTAATTCTGTATTCAAGACACCAGTAGCTTCAACTAAGCTCCCATTGCTAACCATATATCTTTTGGAGAGTTTATAACATCCTACTGCCATCAATTGATAGAGAATATCCAATTGTGCAGTTGTCATATTTTCTACATTCTCAAATACAACTACTTCTGTATTCTTGTTAAGCACCTTGTATAAATCACTGGTAAACAAAATGTTTGATGAATCAGCCCCGTATTGTCCCATATCCATCGAAATGGTCTCTGCATATCTAAAAATCTTTTTAGACTTTAATATATGACAAATACACTTGACCGCATAATTCTTACCCCTGCTTTCAGAGCCAATTATCAGTATAGAATTTTTAGGTTTAACATTATCATATCCTCTGACATATGGCCTCTCAAAAGCCTTAGCCAAGGCCTTCCTATCCTCTTCACTACCTATCCAATACTTTTTAAATTCATTTGGTAATTCATCAAATACTTCCGAAGCTTTAGACGCAACCTTATTCTCATCTTTTGTACTTGTAAACGTATTGCTTTGCGCCTTTGATTGCTGTATTTGTGATAATGGTTGCTGAAATGAAACTCCTCCATGTACTTGCATCTTTTCATATGATGATGCTTGATTCTGTGCTCCTTGACTTGCATATGTCTGATTATTTGAAGTCACATAGTTTTTTGTCTTATTAGATTTCGCAATGAAGCCTCTCTCATCAACGCAAGCCTTTATCTGATATTCTGGAAACAAAAATCGTATAATACTTTTAATGTCTTTTGCCATAATGTATCATCCCCGTTTTAGTTTAAATAATTGCTAATATATCTTATCCATTTACGAACATGCTTAACCAATTCTGACAAGTCACCTTCTACTTGGTTCCACTTCCCATTAGCTCCCATCTTATAACTAATCCAGCCTTTATCATCAAAGAGACTCATACTTCCGATTTTTGTTCCTTTATATATAATGTCTGTCGTTCCGTCATTTTGTCTCTTACACTTATATGTCAAAGGCAGATTTGCATCTATTAAGTTAGTTTTAAAAGCATTCAATATTTCCTGCTCAAAACTATTAGCATCAAATGAATCATTCACTTCATCCGAAACTAATTTTTCCTGTTTTCCACTGGTAATTTCCTCAGCAGAATAGATATTCTCTAAATCATCGCTTTGTTTAATATGCTTGATTTCTTGTTCTTCCTGAATCCTTGCCTGTTTAGCTTCATCAATCATAGCACTAACAGTATTACTAAATGCCTCTGCATTACTGAGATTAGAAATATATATGATAGCATTAAAACCTGTACTAGATTGAAACATAATCTTGCCATAATTACATTCAGGAAGTTGCCTATTATTCTTAAATCTCTTGTCTGGTCCGCCGTTCTTATTCACATATTGCCATGCATGTCCTATTACAGTAGCGTCTTTTGCAACAGTACCGCTCTCAACAAAAACCTGATTCTCTACTCTTATATTGAGGTCAGAATACTCAATAACTCCCCATCCCTTTTTTCCTTTAACAATTAATCTATCAGGTAAGATAAAAACATTATCTTTTCTAAGTTTCACATGATAACAAATAGCGTCTGTTTTCAAGAAATAAGGGGTTTTCTTTTTAAATTTATTTACTTTTCTCTTTACACTATGAGCTGCTCCAGCGTGTATTTTGGTTGAACTATTTGCATTAATTGTATCAATCTGCCATGCCATCTTTGTTTTACATAAATACTCCATGGCTTGATTCAGCATTTGGATTCTTCTATTTCCATATTCGTCAAAATCATAATCCAAATGTATTTTTTGAGTAGTTCTCAAATATATTAATCCACTAATACCTAATATAGTTAAAATAATCATTAGTGGCATGGATGTCATTAATACAGCCGAAACTACAATTGTCCAGATTAATATTGCCCTAATCAGTGAATACTTTTTAATCGCAGCCAAAAACTCCTGTGTATTATCTGTAGCATAATCTTTTACATTAGCATCAGACGCCTGGTAAACAACATTCCCCTCTTCAGGTGATGCATAACTTGATGCATTTAGACTATTATTGATACGCGAACGAGATTTGTTATTTCCTTTTCCACTATCACTTGTCCATGATAATCCTGTCCCTGGAATAGAATAAGTTTTTCGCGTTCCACCGCCTGCTTTTTTTGTTACTCTATAGCCTTTTGTCCCCCAACTATATCCAACTCCTGATTTGCTAAGATTGACTCTAAACCCACCACCCAAATTAATACTTTTCCTATACCGAAATCCCATGTTATGAATTCTCCTTAGTTTTCAGCATTTATTTTTTTAATCAAATAACCATCTGTTGAAACTGCATAAATGTCACCACATTCTACTGTTGTCAAAGATGCAGTTTCCTAATATATTGCATCAAAAAATGATTAAAAAGTTTGAATATATTAACTATCATTTTTATACTTTTTAATATATTATGACCTAAAAACTCTAAAAACTCTCAATGGACTAAATAATCTATGTATTTTCAAAATTCTAAAAGCATTGTTGATTGATGAAATTGATGAAAAGTCTGCTGGTTTCTCTGAATTTATTGGAATTGCCCAAGCACGGCCAAACTTTGTCACACCTTCAATTTTCCTTCAGAACACATTATCTGAACTGTTCTTTCTTTCAATTTCCATTTTATTGCCATTTCTTGAACTGTTGTGTAGCCTTCTATCATAATTCTTCTCAACAAACAAGATTAACCATTTTTTTCTATTATAACAAAGTATACACGCTTAAGCGAAAATTATCAATCTAATCATTAATACACGAGTCAAAACCACCAGCTTAACTTAATGACATTAGGCTTAGACAGGGGGATTATAAACAAATAAAAGAGGCTAATCAGCTAGTCTCTTTTTGGTTCTTATATTAATTATTCAATATTTTGATATATTTGTTTTGCTTTGATCTCACACTTTTCAATAACAATTAAAACATAATCTAACCCTTCTCTATTGGCACAATCTTTTAAAGCCTTAATATAATTAGGATAATCAAAATGATTTTGAATTAAAGCCATCAACTTAAACTTATTATCATTAACCGCAATATTATTCCTAATATTATAACAGTATGATCTTACCTTATAAATAAAACATGACAAAGTTAAGTCAAATGGAACAGAATAAATAATATCAAAAGTTCTTTTTTTCTTTTTTTGCTTAATAGAATTAATTTGATTGTAAGTAATATTTTGTTTAGTTGTAATCTTTTGTTTTGATATATATGGTATATCAGTAGTAATTAATTCAGCTTCATCCTTTTCATACTTGCATGAATAATTATCAGGAATTTGCTCACTAATTATTTCTGATTCTGAATTCATTTTATAATCAGAATCCTCATCGAATTTAACATCAAATATTCCATCAATTGAAACATTAAACAGGTCAATGTCAAAACTTCTCTTTAATCTCGTTTGATACTTAGATGATGGTCTAATAAATTTATGTAACTCAAATTCATTATTAGAAGCATATACTACAATGCCATTAGGATTATTGTCTGAAGCATAATACTCTAAACTACTCTTGTTATAAGTACTAACTGTACTAGGATTATCGATAATGACTGCTAAAAAACGATTACCTATATTTTGATAAGATTCTATCTTTGACTTAATCCTTCTTATTTGACTTATTTTAAAGAATTCGATTGCTAGTTTTTTATTATCTTTTTGTAAAAGAATACTTGAGAATAATTTATCGTCATGGAAATAATCAATAGCTACATTACCATTAAAATTAGCTTTTAGAATAGTGTATAATTTCAATTTAATTTTTTGGATATCCTCTGAGAATTCTCTACTGTATATACATTCTTTTTTATCCTTATGTGCAAAATATGGTTCTCTTATATTCCCAGCACCAAGGCGTACAGGCTTTTTACAACATGGACAAATTAAAGCATTTGAATATCCTTTTAGTCTAATTTCTTCACGCTCTATTGATTTATATACTCCATATTCATCTTTTAAATCAGATGCAATAAAATCTACTCCTTCAATAATACATTTAAGCATATAATCTCCTACTTTATTATCTTTTCACTTTTCTCATTATGTCGATTTGCCTATACTGTTTGTATTGTTATATTGTATTCGACCCCTTTTCAAGTATTTTGATGAGTTTGTGTCCCTTTACTCGAATTTTAACACCATTAATCTTCTCAAATCAAATTCTACTCAACTTTTTTTGAATCCAATTTGTATAGCACTTTGTGTAACTGATGATTCGATTATAGTGAATATAAATTATAAAGTCTAATTTTACTCACAAAACAAAAGAACCCAGCTGTCACAAGGTCTTAAAAAACCTTGAAACAACTGGGTCCTCACATATTAAATTGTTTTTAATCAACGCCCAAAGCTTTAAATACACAATCCTCTGGCGAACTATAGAACGATATTTGGAACCTAGAGAATAAATCCGCAGGAACGGTAGGAATATCTACCGCAGATGCCATTGGTATGAGCACTTTTTTTGCCCCAGAATCCAAACAAACCTGCAGAACACTAGCAAGCTCATCGACCTTGGTGATTGTCCCACCTATAGTCATCGAACCAAGAATAACCAATTGACTCTGAACAGGCTTCCGCAGAGCTCCACTACATAATGAGACAAATGCTGCAAGGCCAAGTTCTTCGGTCATTCCGACTCCCTGCAAATCCTGTATATGCATCAGAAAGTCCGTTGTATCGGTATGAATACCACTGCTGATACTTTTTTTATTCGCTTTGAAATAATTATAAGCAATACCCAGGTTCTCCCGAGCACCACGATTAGAGCCAATACCTGTTTTTTCAAATTTTCCTGTCCCCGGTACAGCTTCATTCTCTATTTTATATACTCCAAATACTCCAGTATCACTTCTTCCAACTGTATAAAGATGCCCAGGCTTGCTAATCCCTTCTGGAATCAGTTTTCCTCCCCCTTGTTCTGGCACTGCAACAAAGTGTTCTTCAAAGGTCTCATTATCGATATATGAGAAATGGATATCATAAAACTCCATTCCACCTATCTTTTTCAACTGTTCCTTCACACGTCGCCGGCACTCAAGAGCATATTCAAGCACCTCTACAACGTCTTCCTTTTCAAACTCTCCATGAGGATATACCAGTTTCATTAATCCAGATACGGTTCTTCGCACTGCTATAGTATCACGCTGGTTCAGATTGCTCCCCAACCGAAAATATTTATCAAACGCATCCCCGAATGTCCTTTTCCTCATTTCTCGCAAGTATTCAGCGAGATAGTCGGTAATAAAGCCATATTCATTGGTAAAGTGCTCCGGCTTGAATTTTGGAACTTCCCAGCCTGGGATATAACAATGCATACGATCAAAAAATGCAGTATCATAAGCCATAGCTTCAGGAAATGGTTCAAACAGGTGAGAAGTCTTTAAAAGCACTTCAACTGATTGATTTATATTGCCGACGAATACCATGGAAGCGTTAGCGTTCTTTTCTTCACGCCCCCTTGCAAAACTTCCAGAGGCCATATAATCTTTCATAATCTGAATTCCGTCTTTATCTTTAAATGTAATTCCTGCAACCTCATCAAAAGCTACACAATCCCACAACCCAACAAGTCCAACTTTCTTGCTGCTCATATTATAGAAAAGGTTGGCAACTGTGGTTTGCCCTCCTGAAACCAGAATACTATTCGGACTGATTTCTTTATAAATATGAGACTTACCCGTACTTCTTGGCCCAAGTTCGCAGAGGTTGAAATTATTCTCAACTAGCGGAACCATACGAGCTAACATGTGCCATTTTACTCTATTGTCAAGCTTTGTTGGCTCAAGACCTACAGAGCGGAGGAGAATACTAATCCATTCATCTTTAGCAAACCTTCTACGGCCTTCATAGAGTTCATCCATATCCATATTAGCAAGCTGAATCGGAGTGAGCTCATCAATAACGAAAGGGCTTACTCCACGAGTTTCCTCATTAAATTCATAGGACATTTTTACAATGCACCAGATACCACCTGCAAGAAGCTTTTCGTATCTCTTAATATAGTCTGAATGTATAATGACTTCCTTTATTCCTAAATTTGAGAAAACAGCCTCATATATGTCTTTTTTCTCATTTAGGCGAGCCTCAACCTTATCAATAACGGTATACATTCCCATCTCACGGATTTTGGATTTTATTTTTTCTGCTTCATCTGGACGTACAAAATTTCTTGAAATTATATCCTTTACCCGCTCTACGCCATCGTTAATACTTGCTTCATCATCTGTGGCACAATACATTCCAAGTAAGTATTCCAAGACATAAACTGGAACATTGGCTCCTTCTTTAATTTTTTTTGTCAGATCTTTTCTAACTACCTTGCCAGCAAAAACTTCATTGAGTTTCTGATTAAGTTCCGACACAAAATCACCACCTTTACAGACCCAAATCATTATTAAATATAAGGTCTATATTAAATTTAATCTTCTGCACTTCTTCGTTTATTTTTTCTTCCTCATCAGCCAATATAAGATAGTAAGGCTTTGTCTTATCATATTTACCGCTCTTCAAGGTAAATTTTTCTTTAAAGGTTCGATCTGCAAACTCTTTGGATCTGCTATCAGCAATGATTATATTCTCATTAGAAATGCGGTTTCCCTCCTCGTCAGCAAAGTATGCCTTAAGACGAACGGGTACCCATTTTTCCTCCACTACCTCATTTTGGAAGAACTCCAAGTATGTTATCATACTGGTTATCTTCCTTGTTAGTGAGGTTAAGGATACAGAAACTTTTTTAACCTTTAATTTATCACTGCTGCTTCGGTCACTCTTAAATCTAATAACAGGAATCATAATCTCCTGCAGAGAAGCCCCACCATGCACATAATTACTACCAGAACCCGATACTTTATAGCAATTTGTTCCTTTAGGAATTACAACTTCAAGGGATGAATCTTTCATAAGGTAATCCATGGCATAACGGCTTGTTCCATGTATTTCTTTCTTATCGGCTGTCATTATAAACCGCCTTTTGGCAATAAGATATGAAATAAGCTCTTTAGGTGTCTTATCACTTTCATTTAATGCTGTTCTTCGGTATATAAAGCCATGATCA
This region includes:
- a CDS encoding competence protein CoiA family protein, which codes for MLKCIIEGVDFIASDLKDEYGVYKSIEREEIRLKGYSNALICPCCKKPVRLGAGNIREPYFAHKDKKECIYSREFSEDIQKIKLKLYTILKANFNGNVAIDYFHDDKLFSSILLQKDNKKLAIEFFKISQIRRIKSKIESYQNIGNRFLAVIIDNPSTVSTYNKSSLEYYASDNNPNGIVVYASNNEFELHKFIRPSSKYQTRLKRSFDIDLFNVSIDGIFDVKFDEDSDYKMNSESEIISEQIPDNYSCKYEKDEAELITTDIPYISKQKITTKQNITYNQINSIKQKKKKRTFDIIYSVPFDLTLSCFIYKVRSYCYNIRNNIAVNDNKFKLMALIQNHFDYPNYIKALKDCANREGLDYVLIVIEKCEIKAKQIYQNIE
- a CDS encoding DUF4236 domain-containing protein, with the protein product MGFRYRKSINLGGGFRVNLSKSGVGYSWGTKGYRVTKKAGGGTRKTYSIPGTGLSWTSDSGKGNNKSRSRINNSLNASSYASPEEGNVVYQASDANVKDYATDNTQEFLAAIKKYSLIRAILIWTIVVSAVLMTSMPLMIILTILGISGLIYLRTTQKIHLDYDFDEYGNRRIQMLNQAMEYLCKTKMAWQIDTINANSSTKIHAGAAHSVKRKVNKFKKKTPYFLKTDAICYHVKLRKDNVFILPDRLIVKGKKGWGVIEYSDLNIRVENQVFVESGTVAKDATVIGHAWQYVNKNGGPDKRFKNNRQLPECNYGKIMFQSSTGFNAIIYISNLSNAEAFSNTVSAMIDEAKQARIQEEQEIKHIKQSDDLENIYSAEEITSGKQEKLVSDEVNDSFDANSFEQEILNAFKTNLIDANLPLTYKCKRQNDGTTDIIYKGTKIGSMSLFDDKGWISYKMGANGKWNQVEGDLSELVKHVRKWIRYISNYLN
- the brxL gene encoding protease Lon-related BREX system protein BrxL, translated to MSELNQKLNEVFAGKVVRKDLTKKIKEGANVPVYVLEYLLGMYCATDDEASINDGVERVKDIISRNFVRPDEAEKIKSKIREMGMYTVIDKVEARLNEKKDIYEAVFSNLGIKEVIIHSDYIKRYEKLLAGGIWCIVKMSYEFNEETRGVSPFVIDELTPIQLANMDMDELYEGRRRFAKDEWISILLRSVGLEPTKLDNRVKWHMLARMVPLVENNFNLCELGPRSTGKSHIYKEISPNSILVSGGQTTVANLFYNMSSKKVGLVGLWDCVAFDEVAGITFKDKDGIQIMKDYMASGSFARGREEKNANASMVFVGNINQSVEVLLKTSHLFEPFPEAMAYDTAFFDRMHCYIPGWEVPKFKPEHFTNEYGFITDYLAEYLREMRKRTFGDAFDKYFRLGSNLNQRDTIAVRRTVSGLMKLVYPHGEFEKEDVVEVLEYALECRRRVKEQLKKIGGMEFYDIHFSYIDNETFEEHFVAVPEQGGGKLIPEGISKPGHLYTVGRSDTGVFGVYKIENEAVPGTGKFEKTGIGSNRGARENLGIAYNYFKANKKSISSGIHTDTTDFLMHIQDLQGVGMTEELGLAAFVSLCSGALRKPVQSQLVILGSMTIGGTITKVDELASVLQVCLDSGAKKVLIPMASAVDIPTVPADLFSRFQISFYSSPEDCVFKALGVD
- a CDS encoding type II toxin-antitoxin system RelE/ParE family toxin, which gives rise to MNEKYRLVYLPVAKQDMIDIMRYISHELGNSSAATKLAEEMIEAADKLTTFPYAHQVYQPIRTLKQEYRKLIVQNYIMIY
- a CDS encoding type II toxin-antitoxin system Phd/YefM family antitoxin, with translation MKTIRPVSDLRNNFAEISKIVHETAQPVFLTKNGYGDMVVLSMEAFENLQFESEVYFKLQAAEREASLTDQRYSSKDVLKALKEAIDE
- a CDS encoding AAA family ATPase, yielding MAKDIKSIIRFLFPEYQIKACVDERGFIAKSNKTKNYVTSNNQTYASQGAQNQASSYEKMQVHGGVSFQQPLSQIQQSKAQSNTFTSTKDENKVASKASEVFDELPNEFKKYWIGSEEDRKALAKAFERPYVRGYDNVKPKNSILIIGSESRGKNYAVKCICHILKSKKIFRYAETISMDMGQYGADSSNILFTSDLYKVLNKNTEVVVFENVENMTTAQLDILYQLMAVGCYKLSKRYMVSNGSLVEATGVLNTELVSEITSNGKFFVLTTQVSQNKIISTLGNKIIKEIGDIICLEGISKSQARDLAYTLCTKLATNCKTNLHINVTFDEVVFDEIGKRYSEVSGVKGLEDYINNNIFEPLSEMKLQDKLWDDESVHITYDNDFYVNLKGGEIIKVSQFIKNYNALELEEAKKELNNVIGLKAVKEYVLDLETNFKVQQMREGKGLKKSDISMHMIFAGNPGTGKTTIARIVAKYLKAIGVLSSGHLSEVTRADLVGQYAGHTAVKTTEVINGAKGGVLFIDEAYSLCRDKHDTFGQEAIDALVKGIEDNREDLVVILAGYDDEMQEFLKTNTGLKSRFPNVVHFEDYSVDEMYEIAKITAHSKGYKISSECEEGLKYVFEKSQIKGRNDGGNGRLVRNVIEAAILKQSKRIEQNPSSDLELLDASDFGLYEKKEFDLEKSLSEVIGMDEVKNFIRTQYALLQANKKRKSANINVDTSQSLNMIFVGNPGTGKTTMARIVADMFHSMDILKKGHLVEVDKSGLIASYVGQTAKKTEDVFKSALGGVLFIDEAYSITNDGSSFGQECIDTLVKLIEDYRGEILVILAGYSKEMADFMKANSGLESRFPLKIEFPDYSADELYLIGLRMIAGRGFVLTQEAQSQFKARINTLKRHSNESSGNGRMVRNFVEDIIRRQSFRIALDDVSTKELTTITSEDIQPKKDVNDKFDLEIELSKVIGLESVKRYIRSLNARLKMLEERKKAGLKTDNTQTMHMIFAGNPGTGKTMMARTVANVLYNMNAIRTNKLVETDRSGLVAGYVGQTAIKTRQVIETALDGVLFIDEAYALAQGGENDFGQEAIDTLVKMMDDNRDRLVVILAGYSEDMQRFLQKNAGLQSRFANIIEFPDYSTEELLQIADGLYSEQGYVLSDSAKKVLSEKIEAAKESKQFGNGRYVRNIYERSLNNQALRLSTTGNYTKEALTTITDQDIKEA